The Nocardioides conyzicola genome has a segment encoding these proteins:
- a CDS encoding hybrid sensor histidine kinase/response regulator, producing MERELATDDLSRQMLIEELERRGRELAEAQSIAKIGSWEFTAADEVLRWSDELFRVLEFEPRSFVPTGATLFERIHPDDREVVEAAYAAMGSRGEPMGFDVRVRPVPGQPTRWVRVQGRATLDEAGVLVRAAGTVQDITESKEAEQGLAFLSAMAGAANEAPTLGDALIAADTIVRPFTQWPAVIVSAPLPDDPETMVHFDAGWREYDAEVAAFAQAMAEEVAVRREVLERVGPSGTVFVAGPALVRDRLACVVVSDSGAASAPRPYEHAIFRQMLALLATVAQREQVSGQLATARDEALAASRAKSEFLATMSHEIRTPLNGVIGLSELLSRTELSPHQRRFADGIDQAGRSLLALVNDILDLSKVEAGKLDLEEVDFDPRDVIERSVAMVAESAAGKDLELVISSVDRVPPLVCGDPVRFGQVITNLVANAVKFTDAGEVVVTASGTGPSGVRVEVRDTGIGIAPEVQQHLFTAFSQADSSTTRRYGGTGLGLAISDRIVAAMGGTIGLSSTPGEGSTFWFTAPFLPAAGVVPPAMREGAVAGLRVLVVDDHATNRFILAEQLRAWDVDVTVAASAHEALGELDGSLRRADGYEVVLVDYMMPDTDGEQLARTIRADERFQGLRIALLSSAVEPTATWLESAGIDTFVSKPVLASRLLDELAALGGRFDASRPVRPGSPVPPADGVRGRVLVVEDNAVNQLVATGMLHHLGCSVVIAEDGAEAVAVIADAPKAFDAILMDCQMPVMDGFDATRAIRAMGTVLDRVPIIAMTASATAEERERCRQAGMDDFLAKPVDAELLASTLERWLPAVEVPAAEETALVGDASTADARLRALMDDGFDAELVLRIVDRFGSSAHQTLVELVAASAAADAVVTAERAHRLRGSADNIGLNRLAARCLEIELAALDGAVPTPRELDELGVAVTGAIDELADASGWLR from the coding sequence ATGGAACGCGAGCTGGCCACCGACGACCTCTCGCGACAGATGCTGATCGAGGAGCTCGAGCGCCGCGGCCGGGAGCTCGCCGAGGCCCAGTCGATCGCGAAGATCGGGAGCTGGGAGTTCACGGCCGCCGACGAGGTCCTGCGGTGGTCGGACGAGCTCTTCCGGGTCCTGGAGTTCGAGCCCCGCTCGTTCGTGCCGACCGGCGCCACGCTCTTCGAGCGGATCCACCCCGACGACCGCGAGGTCGTGGAGGCGGCGTACGCCGCGATGGGCTCGCGCGGTGAGCCGATGGGCTTCGACGTCCGGGTGCGCCCGGTGCCGGGCCAGCCGACCCGGTGGGTGCGGGTCCAGGGCCGGGCGACCCTGGACGAGGCCGGCGTGCTCGTGCGCGCGGCCGGGACCGTGCAGGACATCACGGAGAGCAAGGAGGCCGAGCAGGGGCTGGCGTTCCTGAGCGCCATGGCGGGCGCCGCCAACGAGGCGCCCACCCTCGGCGACGCGCTGATCGCGGCCGACACGATCGTGCGCCCGTTCACCCAGTGGCCGGCGGTGATCGTCTCCGCGCCGCTGCCGGACGACCCGGAGACGATGGTGCACTTCGACGCCGGCTGGCGCGAGTACGACGCCGAGGTGGCGGCGTTCGCGCAGGCGATGGCCGAGGAGGTCGCCGTACGCCGGGAGGTCCTGGAGCGGGTCGGTCCGTCCGGGACGGTGTTCGTCGCCGGGCCTGCGCTGGTGCGCGACCGGCTCGCGTGCGTCGTCGTGTCCGACAGCGGAGCGGCATCCGCGCCGCGGCCGTACGAGCACGCGATCTTCCGGCAGATGCTCGCGCTGCTGGCGACCGTGGCACAGCGCGAGCAGGTGTCCGGGCAGCTGGCGACGGCGCGCGACGAGGCCCTGGCGGCCTCACGGGCGAAGTCGGAGTTCCTGGCCACGATGAGCCACGAGATCCGGACGCCGCTGAACGGCGTGATCGGGCTGTCGGAGCTGCTCAGCCGCACCGAGCTGTCGCCCCACCAGCGCCGGTTCGCCGACGGCATCGACCAGGCCGGGCGGTCGCTGCTCGCGCTGGTCAACGACATCCTCGACCTGTCCAAGGTCGAGGCCGGCAAGCTCGACCTCGAGGAGGTCGACTTCGACCCGCGCGACGTGATCGAGCGCAGCGTGGCCATGGTCGCCGAGAGCGCCGCCGGCAAGGACCTCGAGCTGGTCATCTCGAGCGTCGACCGGGTGCCGCCCCTGGTGTGCGGCGACCCGGTGCGCTTCGGCCAGGTCATCACCAACCTGGTGGCGAACGCCGTGAAGTTCACCGACGCCGGCGAGGTCGTCGTGACGGCCAGCGGCACGGGCCCGTCCGGCGTACGCGTCGAGGTCAGGGACACCGGCATCGGCATCGCGCCGGAGGTCCAGCAGCACCTGTTCACGGCGTTCTCGCAGGCCGACAGCTCCACCACGCGGCGGTACGGCGGCACCGGGCTGGGCCTGGCGATCAGCGACCGGATCGTCGCCGCCATGGGCGGCACGATCGGCCTGAGCAGCACGCCGGGGGAGGGCAGCACGTTCTGGTTCACGGCGCCGTTCCTGCCGGCCGCAGGGGTCGTCCCACCGGCGATGCGCGAGGGGGCCGTGGCCGGGCTCCGGGTGCTGGTCGTCGACGACCACGCCACCAACCGCTTCATCCTGGCCGAGCAGCTGCGCGCCTGGGACGTGGACGTCACCGTCGCTGCCTCCGCGCACGAGGCCCTCGGCGAGCTCGACGGCTCGCTGCGGCGCGCGGACGGGTACGAGGTCGTGCTGGTCGACTACATGATGCCGGACACCGACGGCGAGCAGCTCGCCCGGACGATCCGCGCCGACGAGCGCTTCCAGGGGCTGCGCATCGCGCTGCTGTCGTCGGCCGTGGAGCCCACCGCGACCTGGCTGGAGAGCGCCGGCATCGACACGTTCGTGTCCAAGCCGGTGCTCGCCTCGCGGCTGCTCGACGAGCTCGCCGCCCTCGGTGGGCGCTTCGACGCGAGCCGCCCGGTCCGTCCCGGGTCGCCGGTGCCGCCGGCCGACGGCGTACGCGGGCGGGTGCTGGTCGTCGAGGACAACGCCGTCAACCAGCTCGTCGCGACCGGCATGCTCCACCACCTCGGCTGCTCGGTGGTGATCGCGGAGGACGGCGCCGAGGCGGTGGCCGTCATCGCGGACGCGCCGAAGGCCTTCGACGCGATCCTGATGGACTGCCAGATGCCCGTGATGGACGGCTTCGACGCGACCCGGGCGATCCGGGCGATGGGAACGGTGCTCGACCGGGTGCCGATCATCGCGATGACCGCCTCGGCCACGGCGGAGGAGCGCGAGCGCTGCCGGCAGGCGGGGATGGACGACTTCCTGGCCAAACCGGTGGACGCCGAGCTGCTCGCGAGCACGCTCGAGCGCTGGCTGCCCGCCGTGGAGGTGCCGGCCGCGGAGGAGACGGCCCTGGTCGGCGACGCGTCGACGGCCGATGCCCGCCTGCGGGCGCTGATGGACGACGGCTTCGACGCCGAGCTGGTGCTGCGCATCGTCGACCGCTTCGGCTCCAGCGCCCACCAGACGCTGGTCGAGCTCGTCGCCGCGTCAGCGGCGGCCGACGCGGTGGTGACCGCCGAGCGCGCCCACCGCCTGCGCGGCAGCGCCGACAACATCGGGCTGAACCGACTGGCCGCCCGCTGCCTCGAGATCGAGCTCGCGGCACTCGACGGCGCCGTACCCACCCCACGGGAGCTCGACGAGCTCGGGGTCGCCGTCACCGGTGCGATCGACGAGCTGGCCGACGCCAGCGGCTGGCTGCGCTGA
- the sucB gene encoding 2-oxoglutarate dehydrogenase, E2 component, dihydrolipoamide succinyltransferase: MATEVNLPALGESVTEGTVTRWLKQVGDSVAVDEPLLEVSTDKVDTEIPSPVAGTLLEIKANEDDTVEVGAVLAVIGDEGEGGGESSQQAEPEAAPEPEEEKAQEPEAVEEPAPAGEEVEKPAAETKPAGGGGTSVTLPALGESVTEGTVTRWLKQVGDDVAVDEPLLEVSTDKVDTEIPSPVAGTLLEIKVQEDETVEVGAELAVVGDGSAAPAAEEKQPEPEPEPTPEPEPEPEPEPEPAPKAEEKKPEPAQQAEAPAPSAQSPSTEDPEQSSGSAEGAGYVTPLVRKLASQHGVDLASVSGSGVGGRIRKQDVLDAAARAQQAAQQAAPAAPAAAPAAASASASPVPVSPSPLRGKTEKISRLRKIIASRMVESLQTSAQLTQVVEVDVTNIARMRESVKADFLAREGVKLTYLPFFAKAAIDALKQHPSLNATLDTEAGEVTYFDREHVAFAVDTEKGLLTPVVKDAGDLSVAGLAKKIADVAERTRTNKIGPDELSGGTFTITNLGSFGALWDTPIINKPQVAILGPGAVVKRPVVIDDPNLGETIAIRYMVYLALTYDHQLVDGADAGRFLREVKQRLEAGQFEV; the protein is encoded by the coding sequence ATGGCCACCGAAGTCAACCTCCCGGCACTCGGCGAGTCCGTCACCGAAGGCACCGTCACCCGCTGGCTCAAGCAGGTCGGCGACTCGGTGGCGGTCGACGAGCCGTTGCTGGAGGTGTCGACCGACAAGGTCGACACCGAGATCCCCTCCCCGGTGGCCGGCACCCTGCTGGAGATCAAGGCCAACGAGGACGACACCGTCGAGGTCGGCGCCGTGCTGGCCGTGATCGGCGACGAGGGCGAGGGCGGCGGCGAGTCGTCGCAGCAGGCCGAGCCCGAGGCCGCGCCGGAGCCCGAGGAGGAGAAGGCCCAGGAGCCCGAGGCCGTCGAGGAGCCTGCTCCCGCGGGTGAGGAGGTCGAGAAGCCGGCCGCCGAGACCAAGCCCGCCGGTGGCGGCGGTACGTCGGTCACGCTCCCCGCCCTGGGTGAGTCGGTCACCGAGGGCACCGTCACCCGCTGGCTCAAGCAGGTCGGCGACGACGTGGCCGTCGACGAGCCGTTGCTGGAGGTCTCCACCGACAAGGTCGACACCGAGATCCCCTCCCCGGTCGCCGGGACGCTCCTGGAGATCAAGGTCCAGGAGGACGAGACGGTCGAGGTCGGCGCCGAGCTGGCCGTGGTCGGCGACGGCTCTGCCGCGCCCGCCGCCGAGGAGAAGCAGCCGGAGCCCGAGCCGGAGCCGACCCCCGAGCCGGAGCCGGAGCCCGAGCCCGAGCCGGAGCCCGCCCCGAAGGCCGAGGAGAAGAAGCCGGAGCCCGCCCAGCAGGCCGAGGCACCCGCACCGAGCGCCCAGTCCCCGTCGACCGAGGACCCGGAGCAGTCGTCCGGCAGCGCCGAGGGCGCGGGCTACGTGACCCCGCTCGTCCGCAAGCTCGCGAGCCAGCACGGGGTCGACCTGGCGTCGGTCAGCGGCTCGGGCGTCGGCGGCCGGATCCGCAAGCAGGACGTCCTGGACGCAGCGGCCCGGGCGCAGCAGGCCGCGCAGCAGGCCGCGCCCGCCGCTCCGGCGGCGGCGCCGGCTGCGGCCTCTGCCTCGGCCTCGCCGGTGCCGGTCAGCCCGTCGCCGCTGCGCGGCAAGACCGAGAAGATCTCGCGGCTGCGCAAGATCATCGCCAGCCGGATGGTCGAGTCGCTGCAGACGTCGGCCCAGCTGACCCAGGTCGTCGAGGTCGACGTCACCAACATCGCGCGGATGCGCGAGAGCGTGAAGGCCGACTTCCTCGCCCGCGAGGGCGTCAAGCTGACGTACCTGCCGTTCTTCGCCAAGGCCGCGATCGACGCGCTGAAGCAGCACCCGTCGCTCAACGCGACCCTCGACACCGAGGCCGGCGAGGTGACCTACTTCGACCGCGAGCACGTCGCGTTCGCCGTGGACACCGAGAAGGGCCTGCTGACGCCGGTCGTCAAGGACGCCGGCGACCTGTCGGTGGCCGGCCTGGCGAAGAAGATCGCCGACGTCGCCGAGCGCACCCGCACCAACAAGATCGGGCCGGACGAGCTCTCGGGCGGCACCTTCACGATCACCAACCTGGGCAGCTTCGGGGCCCTGTGGGACACCCCGATCATCAACAAGCCGCAGGTGGCGATCCTCGGCCCCGGTGCCGTGGTCAAGCGACCGGTCGTCATCGACGACCCGAACCTCGGCGAGACGATCGCGATCCGCTACATGGTCTACCTGGCCCTGACCTACGACCACCAGCTGGTCGACGGCGCCGACGCTGGCCGCTTCCTGCGTGAGGTCAAGCAGCGCCTCGAGGCCGGTCAGTTCGAGGTCTGA